One genomic window of Quercus robur chromosome 6, dhQueRobu3.1, whole genome shotgun sequence includes the following:
- the LOC126732923 gene encoding heptahelical transmembrane protein 4-like isoform X1 has protein sequence MSEDLRSGEEMKASSEGMENSPTHSSKEGKRKRFWKKVKYQLVEYHSLPAYLKDNEFIVGHYRPEWPLKQILRSMFTIHNETLNVWTHLIGFFFFLSLTIYTAKKVPSVDLHSLQHFPDVLKKADLHKLRAELMTCLPSLPNMPDLHKLREELKTTLPSMDILPSLLGWHVMELLNNCLPKRFSSGNYTDVCVLRSMKEDVANIIAPVLVRPITRWPFFAFLGGAMFCLLSSSTCHLLSCHSERLSYILLRLDYVGIAVLISTSFFPPVYYSFMCSPFFCNLYLGFITVLGITTVLFSLLPVFQTPQFRTIRACLFCGMGFSGVAPILHKLILFWGQPEVLHTTGYELLMGAFYGLGAVVYATRIPERWMPGKFDIAGHSHQLFHVLVVAGAYTHYRAGLVYLRWRDLQGCSY, from the exons ATGAGTGAAGATCTTCGAAGTGGTGAGGAAATGAAAGCTTCCTCTGAAGGAATGGAGAATTCTCCAACACATTCATCAAAGGAAGGGAAAAGGAAGAGATTTTGGAAGAAGGTGAAGTACCAGCTGGTTGAGTACCACTCATTGCCTGCGTATTTGAAGGACAATGAGTTCATTGTGGGCCATTACCGGCCTGAATGGCCATTGAAGCAGATCTTGCGTAGCATGTTCACCATTCACAATGAGACACTAAACGTTTGGAC GCATTTGATtggattcttcttcttcctttccctGACCATATACACTGCGAAGAAGGTTCCAAGTGTTGATCTTCACTCTCTACAACATTTTCCTGATGTTCTGAAAAAGGCTGACCTGCACAAACTGCGTGCTGAACTTATGACATGCCTCCCTTCCTTGCCCAACATGCCTGATCTGCACAAACTTAGGGAGGAGTTAAAGACTACGTTGCCTTCAATGGATATTCTTCCATCACTCTTGGGTTGGCATGTTATGGAACTCCTAAATAATTGTTTGCCTAAGCGATTTTCCAGTGGCAACTACACAGATGTATGTGTTTTG CGTAGCATGAAGGAAGATGTGGCAAACATTATAGCACCCGTGCTGGTTAGACCAATCACGCGGTGGCCATTTTTTGCATTCTTAGGTGGGGCCATGTTTTGCTTGCTATCTAGCAGCACTTGCCACCTCCTTTCTTGCCACTCTGAGCGCCTATCATACATCCTGCTCAGGCTTGATTATGTTGGAATTGCTGTCCTTATATCTACCTCCTTCTTTCCTCCTGTCTACTACTCCTTCATGTGCAGCCCCTTCTTCTGTAACCTCTACTTGGGATTTATAACTGTCTTGGGAATTACCACAGTTTTGTTTTCTCTCCTGCCAGTCTTTCAAACCCCTCAGTTCCGCACCATTCGTGCATGTCTCTTTTGTGGCATGGGTTTCTCTGGGGTAGCACCAATCCTGCACAAGCTAATCTTGTTCTGGGGCCAACCTGAGGTTCTCCACACAACTGGATATGAGCTGCTGATGGGGGCTTTCTATGGTCTTGGAGCAGTGGTTTATGCCACAAGGATTCCTGAACGATGGATGCCTGGGAAATTTGACATTGCAGGGCACAGCCACCAACTATTTCATGTGCTAGTAGTTGCTGGAGCCTACACTCATTATCGGGCAGGGTTAGTTTATCTCCGATGGCGTGATCTTCAAGGTTGTTCATATTGA
- the LOC126732923 gene encoding heptahelical transmembrane protein 4-like isoform X2 — MSEDLRSGEEMKASSEGMENSPTHSSKEGKRKRFWKKVKYQLVEYHSLPAYLKDNEFIVGHYRPEWPLKQILRSMFTIHNETLNVWTHLIGFFFFLSLTIYTAKKVPSVDLHSLQHFPDVLKKADLHKLRAELMTCLPSLPNMPDLHKLREELKTTLPSMDILPSLLGWHVMELLNNCLPKRFSSGNYTDRSMKEDVANIIAPVLVRPITRWPFFAFLGGAMFCLLSSSTCHLLSCHSERLSYILLRLDYVGIAVLISTSFFPPVYYSFMCSPFFCNLYLGFITVLGITTVLFSLLPVFQTPQFRTIRACLFCGMGFSGVAPILHKLILFWGQPEVLHTTGYELLMGAFYGLGAVVYATRIPERWMPGKFDIAGHSHQLFHVLVVAGAYTHYRAGLVYLRWRDLQGCSY; from the exons ATGAGTGAAGATCTTCGAAGTGGTGAGGAAATGAAAGCTTCCTCTGAAGGAATGGAGAATTCTCCAACACATTCATCAAAGGAAGGGAAAAGGAAGAGATTTTGGAAGAAGGTGAAGTACCAGCTGGTTGAGTACCACTCATTGCCTGCGTATTTGAAGGACAATGAGTTCATTGTGGGCCATTACCGGCCTGAATGGCCATTGAAGCAGATCTTGCGTAGCATGTTCACCATTCACAATGAGACACTAAACGTTTGGAC GCATTTGATtggattcttcttcttcctttccctGACCATATACACTGCGAAGAAGGTTCCAAGTGTTGATCTTCACTCTCTACAACATTTTCCTGATGTTCTGAAAAAGGCTGACCTGCACAAACTGCGTGCTGAACTTATGACATGCCTCCCTTCCTTGCCCAACATGCCTGATCTGCACAAACTTAGGGAGGAGTTAAAGACTACGTTGCCTTCAATGGATATTCTTCCATCACTCTTGGGTTGGCATGTTATGGAACTCCTAAATAATTGTTTGCCTAAGCGATTTTCCAGTGGCAACTACACAGAT CGTAGCATGAAGGAAGATGTGGCAAACATTATAGCACCCGTGCTGGTTAGACCAATCACGCGGTGGCCATTTTTTGCATTCTTAGGTGGGGCCATGTTTTGCTTGCTATCTAGCAGCACTTGCCACCTCCTTTCTTGCCACTCTGAGCGCCTATCATACATCCTGCTCAGGCTTGATTATGTTGGAATTGCTGTCCTTATATCTACCTCCTTCTTTCCTCCTGTCTACTACTCCTTCATGTGCAGCCCCTTCTTCTGTAACCTCTACTTGGGATTTATAACTGTCTTGGGAATTACCACAGTTTTGTTTTCTCTCCTGCCAGTCTTTCAAACCCCTCAGTTCCGCACCATTCGTGCATGTCTCTTTTGTGGCATGGGTTTCTCTGGGGTAGCACCAATCCTGCACAAGCTAATCTTGTTCTGGGGCCAACCTGAGGTTCTCCACACAACTGGATATGAGCTGCTGATGGGGGCTTTCTATGGTCTTGGAGCAGTGGTTTATGCCACAAGGATTCCTGAACGATGGATGCCTGGGAAATTTGACATTGCAGGGCACAGCCACCAACTATTTCATGTGCTAGTAGTTGCTGGAGCCTACACTCATTATCGGGCAGGGTTAGTTTATCTCCGATGGCGTGATCTTCAAGGTTGTTCATATTGA
- the LOC126732924 gene encoding putative glycosyltransferase 7, whose protein sequence is MCCFNPYHYTSVTHTATTRRDKRAPSKKKNPLVMVSPEMAQFHTSHMAKPSVRNKASVWLTDSFIFLSGAFFALLLVWTFSSFSSPTPNLDLSPTQARSNSALNCAVNLTHDSDESTFYDDPELGYSIGNPVKNWDEKRREWLKHHPSFAAGASERVVMVSGSQPKPCKNPIGDHLLLRFFKNKVDYCRIHGYDIFYNNALLHPKMGSYWAKLPVVRAAMLAHPEAEWIWWVDSDALFTDMEFKPPLHRYKDHNFIVHGWAKMIYEAKSWTGLNAGVFLIRNCQWSMDLIDVWASMGPQAPDYNKWGQILRSTFKDKLFPESDDQTGLIYLIYKEGDRWADKIYLEGEYYLQGYWHDIVGTLDNITERYMEIEREDRKLRRRHAEKVSEQYGALREKHLKDAGNGRWSWRRPFITHFTGCQPCSGDHNQMYSGTSCWDGMRKALNFADNQVIRKYGFVHPNPLDSSLSAVPFDYPAAEEDGW, encoded by the coding sequence ATGTGCTGCTTTAATCCCTACCATTATACGAGTGTCACTCACACAGCCACAACGAGAAGAGACAAAAGAGCcccatcaaagaaaaaaaaccccttAGTAATGGTCTCGCCTGAAATGGCCCAGTTTCACACTTCTCACATGGCTAAACCTTCTGTGCGGAACAAAGCCTCTGTGTGGCTCACCGACAGTTTCATCTTCCTCAGCGGCGCATTCTTCGCTCTTTTACTTGTCTGGACCTTCTCTTCCTTCAGCTCCCCCACCCCAAACCTTGATCTCTCTCCCACTCAAGCTCGCTCAAACTCTGCCCTCAACTGCGCTGTCAACCTAACCCATGACTCGGACGAGTCAACCTTCTACGATGACCCCGAACTCGGTTACTCAATCGGAAACCCAGTGAAGAACTGGGACGAGAAGAGAAGAGAGTGGCTGAAGCACCACCCTTCATTCGCCGCCGGAGCGAGCGAGCGCGTCGTTATGGTGAGTGGGTCGCAGCCGAAGCCTTGTAAGAACCCCATCGGCGATCACTTGCTGCTAAGGTTTTTCAAGAACAAGGTTGACTACTGTAGAATCCATGGCTACGATATCTTTTACAACAACGCTTTGTTGCACCCGAAAATGGGCTCGTATTGGGCCAAGCTACCGGTGGTCCGAGCAGCCATGCTGGCTCACCCGGAAGCCGAGTGGATCTGGTGGGTTGACTCGGACGCGTTGTTCACCGACATGGAGTTTAAACCCCCATTACATAGGTACAAAGATCATAACTTTATCGTTCACGGGTGGGCCAAGATGATTTACGAGGCCAAGAGCTGGACTGGCCTAAACGCCGGCGTTTTCTTAATCAGGAACTGTCAGTGGTCCATGGACCTTATCGATGTGTGGGCCAGCATGGGTCCACAAGCCCCAGACTACAACAAGTGGGGCCAAATTCTCAGATCAACGTTCAAAGACAAGCTGTTTCCAGAGTCAGACGATCAGACGGGTCTGATTTACTTGATTTACAAAGAGGGTGACAGATGGGCGGACAAGATTTATTTAGAGGGAGAATATTATCTCCAGGGTTACTGGCACGACATAGTGGGGACACTCGATAACATCACCGAGAGGTACATggaaatagagagagaagacaGAAAGTTGAGGCGGAGGCACGCAGAGAAAGTGAGCGAGCAATACGGTGCGCTTAGGGAGAAGCACTTGAAAGATGCTGGGAATGGAAGGTGGAGCTGGAGAAGACCGTTTATCACGCACTTTACTGGGTGTCAGCCTTGTAGTGGGGACCACAATCAGATGTACTCAGGCACATCGTGCTGGGATGGGATGCGAAAGGCCTTGAATTTCGCTGATAATCAGGTGATTCGTAAGTATGGTTTCGTGCACCCCAATCCTCTTGATTCCTCTCTCTCTGCCGTGCCCTTTGATTACCCAGCTGCTGAGGAGGATGGTTGGTGA